The sequence GGCATTGCGGCCGCTGCGGCTTAGCGAATTCCATATCGCATCGATACTAATGCCTGCCCCCGAACCCGGCGAAAGGCTCAGCGGGTCGCGGTAAGCGTTAGATCCATAGGCTTTGCTGTATTCGCTCCTGGTGGCTAACAGTTTTTTTTGTGGCGAAAGTATGGTGTCCCTGATGTTTACCTGTTTCAGTTGTACGGCGGTCGGCCTTAGATAAACCAATATTGAGTTATTGGCCGGGATCTTCAGCGTATCGGTAAAATAGCCCTGCTTGCTGACGATCAGCCGGTCATCGGGCAGGGCATTGATCTTAAACTCGGCTTTGAGCGTGTTATAAACCGATTGCCCGGTACGCAGGTTAACGATGTTTACCCTGGCTATGCGTTCGTTGGTGATCTTATCATACACAATGCCGTCCACCTCCTTTTGCTGCGCAAAAGATGCCGATACACCACAGATCATCACAAATACAAAAAGCCAAAATTTCATCAGAAGTGTAAAACTATGGTTTAGGCTTTGTTTAGCCTTATCATTTAACAAATATTAACAACAAAGTTCCCTCCCTTGGGAGGGGTGCGATGGAGTGTGGAGTGGCAGGGAGGGGTTTATACATTATGTCATCGTGGCTAAACCCCTCCCTACACCCTCCCCGTGGGAGGGGATCGCACGCTTCCCAGTTCATTTTGCCTCACCCCGGCCCTCTCCAAAGGAGAGGGAGGTGATATGTTTTAAGTCCTCTGCTTTGGAGAGGATTTAGGTGAGGCTTCTCACTTCGCTATCACCAGCTTCTGCCCGATCTTAATATTATTATCGGCCATATTGTTCAGCGCCTTCAACTCGTCAACCGTTAAACCAAAACGTTTGGAGATGTTGTATAGTGTATCGCCCTGTTTTATGGTGTAAGTTTTATCGATGGGGGCGGCCTGCACCAGTGAATCCTTTACGGCCTTGCCTATGTTTTGGTTGATCTGCGTGAGCACCCGGTCTTCGCGCTTGATCTTTTGTACGGTGCCCTCAGGGCGGTCATACTGGTCGAGGCTGTACTTTTGGATCACCCCGATCAGCAGTTGGGGATATTTTGGGTTGGTGGCGTAGCCGGCGTCCTTTAGGCCGTTAGCCCAGCCTGTGTAATCGTTCTTGTCCAGTTCAAACAGTTTGGCGTAGCGCTTGCGCTTTAAAAACTCTGAATGGTCGCGGAAAGAATCATCGGCATTATCGTAAACCCGGAAGCAGTCGTTCACCTGGTCATCGTCCTTATAATAGCTGCGGCCTTTCCAGTCGCTGGTGCATTTTATGCCGAAGTGGTTGTTGGCTACGCGGGCCAGTTCGCCGTTGCCGTTGCCCGATTCGAACAAGCCCTGAGCCAGCGTAATACTTGCCGGGATGCCATTCTTGTTCATCTCCAATATGGCGATAGCCTTAAACCTGTCGATATATTGCTGTACCGTGTAGGTAGGATAGCTGGCAATAGCGGTGCGGCGCTCCTTTTGTAATTGTTGGTTATTGCGCTGTGCTTCGCGATTGCTTACGGTGTTGTTTACCAGTTTTTTGTGCGATGAGCAGGAACCCAGCAACAGGCAGGCAAAGGACGCCGCTAACAGGTATATTGCCGGGTTTTGTTTGTAGATGTTGGCCGTCATTAAGCCAAACATAGTAAAAAATTATTGTTGATCTTTAACCGGGGCCTGTGTAAATTCGGTGCTGTCGGTCTTTGCATCAAGCGAGTTGAGGTTGTATTTGTTGATGATGGCCAATACATCCCTGCCCCATTTTTTGCTGCTGGCATAGCCGGCACGCTCGATACCTTTCACCCAGCCCACATAATCGGTACTGGTTAGCTGATCGGCCAGGTGGGCGAATTTTTTCTTCTCGGTAATAACGCGGGCAAAATCCTGGAACGAATCTAATATCGAGTCGTAGGCTTTGTAGGCCGATCGTACCTTCTTTTTATTTTTATAATATACCGATGTGCCGCCACCTTTCATACCAAACTGGTTGTTGAGGTTTTGCGCGATGGCGCTGTTACCGCTGCCGCTCTCGTGCATGGCGATGCCTAAAATAATGCTGGCGGGGATGCCGCTCTGGTGCATAATTTCAATAGCATTGTCCTTAAACTTTTCGATGTACGATTGCGAAGTGTTTTTGGGTTTGTTCTGCGCGGAAACGCACAGTGCAACGGACACTAAAATGGTAAGTAGTACTGTTTTCTTCATAATTTACCTTTTTCTGATGAGCAATACGCCATCGCGTACGGGGAGTATGAGTTTCTCCACCTGCGGGTTGGCAGCAATGCTGTCATTCAATTCGCGGATCAGCTTTGTATCGGTGTCGCTGGCATCGCCATACACCTTACCTTTCCACAAAACATTATCAATTATAATTAAACCTCCCGGTCTTACTTTTTCAAGTATGAGGTCAAAGTAAAGCAAATTATTCTTTTTATCCGCATCAATAAACACCAGATCAAAGGGCTGATCGTCAAAATCGGCTATTACGGCAGCGGCAGGGCCGATATGGAGCCTGATCTTTTTTTCCACATTTGTTAGCGAGAAGTTGCCGCGCAGAGTTTCTTCCAGCTCGGGGTTCACTTCAATAGTATCTATAAAGCCATCTTCGGTAAGCCCCTCGGCAAGGCAAATAGTGGCATATCCGGTAAAGGTGCCGATCTCTAAAATGCGCTTTGGAGAAATCATTTTGCTCAGCATGCTCAACAGCCGGCCCTGGTAATGGCCCGATAGCATGTGAGGCTTCAGTACTTTCAGATACGTATCACGGTTTATCTTTTGCAGGGCTTCAGGCTCCGCATCGATATGGGTATCTAAGTATAGTTGCAGGTCTTCGGGTAGTATCTCCATGGTGCAAAGGTAGATATCTGAATCAGAATTTACAGGATTTGAAAATTTACAGAATTCTGGTTATCCTAAAATTCTGTAAATTCTGATTCTGACAATCAGCGGTCCAGAAATTGCAGCACCGTCCGGTTAAACCATAGCGGCTCCTCTACCGGCGCATAATGCGACGCCCCGGTAAATATCACCAGCTTAGCGTTAGGTATAGCCGCGGCAATAGCCCGCGTATGGCTGTCTAATATCACATCATGCTCGCCGGCCATTACCAGGGTAGGGGCCTTGATGGTTTTGATCTCGTCGAAGGTTAAATGGGGTTCGCTGAGCAGCATATTGAACAAGCGTACCTCCATTTTTGAATTAGCATCATTTAAAGTTTGCAGGTGGGCAAGGCCCTCCTTTACCTGTTTCAGCGTTGTATCCGAAACCGCTTCGGTGCCGGGGAACAGGTTGGCGCCCATAATGGCCAGCTTGTTTACATGTTCAGGATATTTAACAGCCATAATCAGGCCGGTATTGCCACCATCGCTCCAGCCCAAAATGTTGGCTTTTTTAATACGGAGGGTATCCATCAGCTGCTTCATGTCATCAGCAAACTTATCGTAAGTAAGTGGCCCGGTGGTAGCATCGGTGCTTTTGCCCTGTCCGCGGCTATCAACGGCAATTACCTTATATTTTTTAGATAGTTCGCCTATCTGGTAACTGAACGCCCGGATACTTTGGCTGTTACCGTGCAGCAGTAACAGCGGTTCGCCGCTGCCGTAGGTTTCGTAATAGATCTCGGCATCCTTTAGATACACCTTGTGCCCATCCAGTATATTACTGCCATATTTGGGTGGATTGGGATTATAACCGGGATTAATTTTCGCCTGGCCGATATCTTTACCGTCAATTAGTACTTCAGCATCATCAATCCACATTTTGCCCCTGCCCGATAGGATAGTGGCCACATAAATGGTTTGCGCGCCGGCTGGAATTTTGGCTTTGATGCTGTATTGCGCCCAATCTTTAGTACCGGTTATTTTTTGATTAGCCATGCTCCTGAACTCGATGGTTTGCGCGTTGGCATCGTCAATACGGATCAGCAGGCCCATGCCATATTGCACATCCTGGTATTTCAGCCAGGCCTTAAACTCTATTTCTTTACCCTCGTATTTGGCCGGGATCACATTCACTACGCTGGCGAAGGGATCGGCCGCCTCGCTTATGCGCTCTACCACCACCGACTGGTTGCCTCGGTGCTGCACATCGGTAACGGCCTCGCAACGATAACCCTTAGCCTCGTTAAACCGCGACCATAATGATGGCAACGCCACGCCGGGTTCTATCTTCTCAAAGTCGAGGTTATAGCCGTTATCAACCGAAGTATGCCCCCCTGTATTTTGTGCGAAAAGCTGGCTGAAGATAAACATGGCGAAAGCTGTGGTAAGCAATTTAAGCATACAAAATGTAAAATTTTAGGCTAAGCTATCGGTATTATTTTTACCGGGCAGAAATATTAACAGAATTTAACATCAATATAGTTTGCAGCAAATAACGGGTTATGCCTTTTTAAAATATCTTTTTAGCGCTGCCCTTATTGGTTCATCGTAAAAACGCGTAATGATGTAGGAAAATAATATAGTGAACACCAGGCTAATTAAACCCGCCGCAACCAGGCCGGTACGCGGCAAAAGCAAATCCCTTAACCACACACCAAACGAGGCATGTATTACATATAGCGCGTAAGATATTTTACCCAAAAACTGCAGGGGGCTGTAATTTAAAAACGCGGCTTTACGATTAACAATTAAAATGAATGCCGGATAAAATATAAGGGCTGATATGATCCGCTTGTCGGTAAGGTCTAAAGTTTTTTCTACCGTATCGTAGGTAAGCAATAGTGTCATTAAAAACGAAAGTATAATCAATAACACCCTAAAACGGGTTGCGCCATGGTGATATATCCGGTAAAAAACGATGCCCGCCGCAAACAAATGAAAAAAACTATACACCTGTACTATACCACGAAAAATAACAAAATACCGGGTGTATACGGGGCTGCTATCGCCTATTAGTATATATATAATTGTTGTTGTGGCTATCAGGCAATATAAACACAATATTACTTTTTCAATTTCCGCTAATAGCTTAAACTTTAGCAATATACTGATCAGGAAATAAAACAGTATTTCAATGTAGAGGGTCCAGTAAACAAATATCAAAAAGTTAGCCCTGAATAATGGTTGAAGCAAAGTTAAATTGCCAATAATCTCGTTTATGCGGATGGCTTTAAAATTGACCGGGTAAAAGATGAGCGTGATAACAATAGATAGTAAATAAACGGGATATAAGCGTGTAAAACGACCGATCCAAAACCGTTTGAAAGTGTTTGCGTACACTGTGGACATATATATCACAAAGCCACTTATCATAAAGAAAAGTTGGACCCCTGTGCCGCCATATTTAAACAAATTGAAATGTAAAAGGCATACCATTAAAGCGGCTATGCCCCTTAGGCCATCTATTTCGGCAATACGGTGAGTGGTTGACATCGACTTCAAGTATACTATTTATATCTGATATCCTCCATCCAAGATTGCAGCAAAATAACAGCCGACACCGTATCCACCAATCCCTTATCCTGCCTTGTTTTTTTATTAGCCCCGCCGGCCAGTATAGCCGCCGAGGCCATCTTCGAGGTAAAGCGCTCATCCAGCATCGATATGGGTATCTCCGGGAATTGTTTCTTCAATAAATTCACAAAGCCGCGTACATGCTGCGCCGATTGCGAGGGGGTATTGTCCATCTGCTTCGGTTCGCCAACAATAAAGCGTTCCACCGGCTCGGTTGCCATATATTTCTTCAGGTAATCGATGATCACGTTGGGGTGCACAGTATCCAGCCCGGTAGCAATAATTTGCAGCGGGTCGGTAACGGCAATGCCGATACGTTTGGTGCCGTAATCGAAGGCCATTAGTCTCATGAGATGTGAGATGTTAGATATGAGATGTGAGACAGGATGTGCATTGCGTCAAAGATAGGATTATCGGCATGTTTCTCAAATCTTACATCTCGTGTCTCAAATCTAATCTCAAGGTAATTATTCTGTCATGGATATAGGTGGTCAAATTTCCCGGGTCTCAAATCTCACATCTCATATCTCACATCTAAAATCCAATTACTATCTTGCGCCAATGCAGTTTAAAGAAATAGTTGGACAGGCGGCTGTAAAGCAAAGGCTCATCGCATCGGTTAACGAGAACCGGGTGAGCCACGCGCAATTATTCCTGGGGCCCGAAGGTTCGGGTAACCTGCCGCTGGCTATTGCTTATGCGCAATATGTATCGTGCGAGGATAGGCAACCCGGTGATTCCTGTGGCGAGTGCGCTTCGTGCCGTAAATACCAAAAGCTGGCCCACCCCGATCTGCATTTCTCGTACCCGTTCTTTGCCAAGCATAAGGACGATAACGCGCTTACCTTTATAGAGCAGTGGCGCGAAGCTTTGTTAGCTAACCCTTATATCAGCCTTGATGTATGGCGCGGGTACCTGGATGCCGAGAACAAGCAGGCCAATATCAACATAGCCGAGTGCCACCAGATCATCAAAAAACTAAGCCTTAAACCGTTCGAGTCGGCTTATAAGGTGCTGATCCTTTGGCTGCCCGAATACCTGGATAAAGAGGGGAACGCCCTGCTAAAGATCATCGAGGAGCCACAGCCCAACACGCTGTTCTTACTGGTGGCCCAAAACCAGGATCAGATATTGAATACCATCCTCTCGCGCACGCAACTGGTAAAGATACCGGCGCTGGAGTATAACGATATTAAAGAATACCTCACCGATCACGGCCAAACCCAGCACGCCGCCGAGGAGATAGCCTACCTGAGCAACGGCAACATGACCGAAGCCCTGAGCATGGTGAACCAGGAGGGCAATAACTATCACCAGCTATTTATTAAATGGCTGCGCATGTGCTTTGGCAACAAGGGCAGCGAAGTGATAAGCTTTACCGATCAGCTGGCTAAACTGGGCCGCGAGAACCAAAAGAATTTTTTACGCTATGGCATCAGCTTTGTGCGCGAGTGCTGCCTGTTGCTGGCCGGTGCCGGTAACCTGGTACACCTGCCTGCTGCCGAACTGGATACCGCCCAAAAAATGATAGGGGTGATGAACATGGCACAGGCCGAAGCCATTAGTGCCGAACTTGAAAAAGCGCATTATCATGTGGAGCGAAATGCTAATCCCAAGATATTGTTTTTAGATGTATCTTTACAAATTGTTAAGATACTATATTTTAAAACGTTCCCGCAAGGGGCTCAATATATACCAATATAAATATGGGTTGTGGAAGTTGCTCAACAGGTGGTGGTTGCACCCCTGCAGGCTGCAAAAGTAA comes from Mucilaginibacter mali and encodes:
- a CDS encoding glycoside hydrolase family 73 protein, encoding MKKTVLLTILVSVALCVSAQNKPKNTSQSYIEKFKDNAIEIMHQSGIPASIILGIAMHESGSGNSAIAQNLNNQFGMKGGGTSVYYKNKKKVRSAYKAYDSILDSFQDFARVITEKKKFAHLADQLTSTDYVGWVKGIERAGYASSKKWGRDVLAIINKYNLNSLDAKTDSTEFTQAPVKDQQ
- the ruvX gene encoding Holliday junction resolvase RuvX, with amino-acid sequence MRLMAFDYGTKRIGIAVTDPLQIIATGLDTVHPNVIIDYLKKYMATEPVERFIVGEPKQMDNTPSQSAQHVRGFVNLLKKQFPEIPISMLDERFTSKMASAAILAGGANKKTRQDKGLVDTVSAVILLQSWMEDIRYK
- a CDS encoding acyltransferase family protein; protein product: MSTTHRIAEIDGLRGIAALMVCLLHFNLFKYGGTGVQLFFMISGFVIYMSTVYANTFKRFWIGRFTRLYPVYLLSIVITLIFYPVNFKAIRINEIIGNLTLLQPLFRANFLIFVYWTLYIEILFYFLISILLKFKLLAEIEKVILCLYCLIATTTIIYILIGDSSPVYTRYFVIFRGIVQVYSFFHLFAAGIVFYRIYHHGATRFRVLLIILSFLMTLLLTYDTVEKTLDLTDKRIISALIFYPAFILIVNRKAAFLNYSPLQFLGKISYALYVIHASFGVWLRDLLLPRTGLVAAGLISLVFTILFSYIITRFYDEPIRAALKRYFKKA
- a CDS encoding alpha/beta fold hydrolase, with the translated sequence MLKLLTTAFAMFIFSQLFAQNTGGHTSVDNGYNLDFEKIEPGVALPSLWSRFNEAKGYRCEAVTDVQHRGNQSVVVERISEAADPFASVVNVIPAKYEGKEIEFKAWLKYQDVQYGMGLLIRIDDANAQTIEFRSMANQKITGTKDWAQYSIKAKIPAGAQTIYVATILSGRGKMWIDDAEVLIDGKDIGQAKINPGYNPNPPKYGSNILDGHKVYLKDAEIYYETYGSGEPLLLLHGNSQSIRAFSYQIGELSKKYKVIAVDSRGQGKSTDATTGPLTYDKFADDMKQLMDTLRIKKANILGWSDGGNTGLIMAVKYPEHVNKLAIMGANLFPGTEAVSDTTLKQVKEGLAHLQTLNDANSKMEVRLFNMLLSEPHLTFDEIKTIKAPTLVMAGEHDVILDSHTRAIAAAIPNAKLVIFTGASHYAPVEEPLWFNRTVLQFLDR
- a CDS encoding DNA polymerase III subunit encodes the protein MQFKEIVGQAAVKQRLIASVNENRVSHAQLFLGPEGSGNLPLAIAYAQYVSCEDRQPGDSCGECASCRKYQKLAHPDLHFSYPFFAKHKDDNALTFIEQWREALLANPYISLDVWRGYLDAENKQANINIAECHQIIKKLSLKPFESAYKVLILWLPEYLDKEGNALLKIIEEPQPNTLFLLVAQNQDQILNTILSRTQLVKIPALEYNDIKEYLTDHGQTQHAAEEIAYLSNGNMTEALSMVNQEGNNYHQLFIKWLRMCFGNKGSEVISFTDQLAKLGRENQKNFLRYGISFVRECCLLLAGAGNLVHLPAAELDTAQKMIGVMNMAQAEAISAELEKAHYHVERNANPKILFLDVSLQIVKILYFKTFPQGAQYIPI
- a CDS encoding glucosaminidase domain-containing protein, which codes for MFGLMTANIYKQNPAIYLLAASFACLLLGSCSSHKKLVNNTVSNREAQRNNQQLQKERRTAIASYPTYTVQQYIDRFKAIAILEMNKNGIPASITLAQGLFESGNGNGELARVANNHFGIKCTSDWKGRSYYKDDDQVNDCFRVYDNADDSFRDHSEFLKRKRYAKLFELDKNDYTGWANGLKDAGYATNPKYPQLLIGVIQKYSLDQYDRPEGTVQKIKREDRVLTQINQNIGKAVKDSLVQAAPIDKTYTIKQGDTLYNISKRFGLTVDELKALNNMADNNIKIGQKLVIAK
- a CDS encoding O-methyltransferase, which translates into the protein MEILPEDLQLYLDTHIDAEPEALQKINRDTYLKVLKPHMLSGHYQGRLLSMLSKMISPKRILEIGTFTGYATICLAEGLTEDGFIDTIEVNPELEETLRGNFSLTNVEKKIRLHIGPAAAVIADFDDQPFDLVFIDADKKNNLLYFDLILEKVRPGGLIIIDNVLWKGKVYGDASDTDTKLIRELNDSIAANPQVEKLILPVRDGVLLIRKR
- a CDS encoding peptidase associated/transthyretin-like domain-containing protein; protein product: MKFWLFVFVMICGVSASFAQQKEVDGIVYDKITNERIARVNIVNLRTGQSVYNTLKAEFKINALPDDRLIVSKQGYFTDTLKIPANNSILVYLRPTAVQLKQVNIRDTILSPQKKLLATRSEYSKAYGSNAYRDPLSLSPGSGAGISIDAIWNSLSRSGRNAERLQNVIERDYRESVIDFRFNKSYVSSITGLKDAQLTDFMFKYRPSYYSVTNDDEYHFILAIRANLKRYLRNPKAFSLPELK